Within the Desulfovermiculus halophilus DSM 18834 genome, the region GCCCTGGGAAAAGATTGCAGTGGTCCAGCTAGCTATAGAACTGGACTACGTTCCCGTTGGGAACTGGGGGATTTGGATCATTTGCTTATCAGGCTTAAAAACAGATCCAGCCTGCTGTCATTGCCCGAGGATGCTCCAGCAAAATCCAAGGTGTTTTTTAATTTCTGCACAGATTTTTTTCGCTCATCGATTCAGAATGAGGTTTTTAAATGGAGCGATCCCAAGCCGTTTTTCTTTGAACTCAAACAGTACGTTCGTGATTTGCGGAAGTGAGTCACCAGGTATCATAGAGGGCGCATGGGAAGAATAGGATATTGGCTCAAGTACTATTGGGCCAGAATGCTTCATTCTGCTGGAATAGTGGATCGTAAAATACAAGCCATACCCTCTGACAGATTTTTTGTTCTTATGTACCACCGCATCATACCAGCTAAGATGGCGGATGAGACTGTTCAGCCTGGTATGTACGTGTTACCAGAAACCTTCGATCAACATCTTCGCTTTCTATCCGTCCGGTTTGAGATGGAGTCGTTGCAGACGCTGTCGTCCGCGGAAGTCAAGCGGTGTAAAAAACCTCGGTGTATCGTGACCTTTGATGATGGTTGGCGAGATTTTTACGACTTCGCTTTTCCTATTCTTCGCAAATACCAAGTACCGGCTACTGTGTTTTTGCCGACCGGATTTATTGGCAGCAACTGCACATTTTGGACAGACCGTTTAGCCCAACTTCTCAAGAAAATTGAAAGTTCATCTACCGGAAAAGCAGTTGGTTCAAATCGGAGTGAAGATCCGCTTGTGCATAGGATTCTTTGTAATCAGTCCAACTTGCCGGAGTGGATCGAGTATTCCATTAACCTTCTGAAGGGGGAGATTGAGGAACGGATAGAGAAGGTATTGTGTGAACTTGCCT harbors:
- a CDS encoding polysaccharide deacetylase family protein; amino-acid sequence: MGRIGYWLKYYWARMLHSAGIVDRKIQAIPSDRFFVLMYHRIIPAKMADETVQPGMYVLPETFDQHLRFLSVRFEMESLQTLSSAEVKRCKKPRCIVTFDDGWRDFYDFAFPILRKYQVPATVFLPTGFIGSNCTFWTDRLAQLLKKIESSSTGKAVGSNRSEDPLVHRILCNQSNLPEWIEYSINLLKGEIEERIEKVLCELALLAGGFSRSERRFLTWKEVREAQASDLIDFGSHTVRHQILTHLDSGVIQTELKESRQKLIQEKAVHSEFIPFCYPNGNYSVKIKELVQDAGYSTACTTRYGINFPQGDRFALKRVGIHQDMSAHEGLLGCRLLGIC